The Marinobacter halotolerans genome includes a window with the following:
- a CDS encoding prepilin-type N-terminal cleavage/methylation domain-containing protein encodes MSSIPASRPDGFTLIELVLVIVILGVLAAFALPRFADLSSSARLAALDGVEGTMRSTIGIVKAKARAQGLSPAAANPSGGNAQTGLIIETEAGRSEVDWRNLCPESRAESADALTMLDYLSIDENDQTLLSQVDNRYTRVGYDLNTCYVEYDSFGDPECTVTKVTSGC; translated from the coding sequence ATGAGCAGTATTCCGGCCTCACGGCCAGATGGTTTTACGCTGATCGAGCTGGTGCTGGTGATCGTTATTCTGGGGGTTCTTGCCGCCTTTGCCCTGCCCCGCTTTGCGGATCTGTCATCCAGCGCTCGCCTGGCTGCGCTGGACGGTGTGGAAGGTACCATGAGAAGCACCATTGGCATTGTCAAAGCCAAGGCCCGGGCGCAGGGCCTGTCTCCCGCCGCTGCCAACCCATCTGGCGGCAACGCACAAACCGGTCTCATTATCGAAACAGAAGCGGGCCGTTCAGAAGTGGACTGGCGCAACCTCTGCCCTGAAAGCCGGGCAGAGAGTGCAGACGCACTGACAATGCTGGATTATCTCTCGATAGATGAGAACGACCAGACCTTGCTGAGCCAGGTTGATAACCGGTACACCAGAGTCGGTTATGACCTCAATACCTGCTATGTCGAGTATGACTCTTTCGGTGACCCTGAATGCACAGTAACCAAGGTCACCTCAGGCTGTTAA
- a CDS encoding SDR family oxidoreductase, producing MRKNILITGASSGLGEGMAREWAAKGCNLALCARRADKLEALQRELQQAYPDIRVLVRGLDVCNYEQVFEVFRGFREELGSLDRVVVNAGIGSSQPIGRGHFEANRHTVETNVIGAIAQSEAAMEIFREQNSGHLVLMSSVSGVRGFRGPLNVYAATKAAVASLAEGLQLDTYGKPINVSNIMPGYILTDINRDAKTAPFRVDLETGVKALVKAIESEKRCAYVPWWPWTPLSRVLKAMPFGLFARAM from the coding sequence ATGCGCAAGAATATCCTGATCACCGGGGCCAGTTCCGGGCTTGGCGAAGGCATGGCCCGAGAATGGGCGGCGAAGGGCTGCAATCTTGCGCTGTGTGCCCGCCGGGCGGACAAATTGGAAGCACTTCAACGTGAGCTTCAGCAGGCCTATCCGGACATCCGGGTGTTGGTGCGGGGACTGGACGTGTGCAACTACGAGCAGGTATTCGAGGTCTTTCGGGGCTTCCGGGAAGAGCTGGGCAGCCTCGACCGGGTTGTGGTCAACGCCGGCATTGGCAGCTCCCAACCCATCGGCAGAGGCCATTTTGAAGCCAATCGCCATACCGTGGAAACCAACGTTATCGGCGCGATTGCCCAAAGCGAGGCAGCCATGGAAATCTTCCGCGAGCAGAACAGCGGGCACCTGGTGCTGATGTCTTCAGTCAGCGGCGTGCGCGGGTTCCGTGGGCCGCTTAACGTTTACGCAGCCACCAAGGCCGCGGTCGCTTCCCTGGCGGAAGGCCTGCAACTGGACACCTACGGCAAACCTATTAACGTCAGCAACATCATGCCCGGCTATATCCTGACGGACATCAATCGCGATGCGAAAACGGCCCCCTTCCGGGTGGATCTGGAAACCGGGGTAAAAGCCCTGGTTAAAGCCATCGAGTCGGAAAAGCGCTGCGCGTACGTGCCCTGGTGGCCCTGGACGCCTCTTAGCCGCGTACTGAAAGCCATGCCTTTCGGGCTATTTGCGCGGGCGATGTGA
- the nei gene encoding endonuclease VIII codes for MPEGPEIRRMVDDIEAAIGDKSAEQVFFAFDHYKSFESALAGRRVSSVEARGKAVLVFFEATVTDGSWCVYSHNQLYGKWRMGSPNREPATNRQLRFAIFSGKKAARLYSASDIQLVRPDALDQVGYLSRLGPDPLNQSVGINDLMAVFDDKRFAGRALGGLLLDQGFVAGIGNYLRSEILFEARLAPATRPKDLDGTDRERLAQAILEMLSRAYRLKGITNDPDRAERLKQAGWSFGQRRHMVFNRDGQACHECDSPITRIQQASRRLYLCETCQNTRT; via the coding sequence ATGCCCGAAGGGCCCGAAATACGACGTATGGTGGATGACATTGAGGCTGCGATTGGTGACAAGAGCGCCGAGCAGGTCTTTTTTGCTTTCGACCACTATAAATCTTTCGAGTCGGCTCTGGCCGGACGCAGAGTGAGTTCGGTGGAAGCCAGGGGAAAAGCGGTTCTGGTGTTTTTTGAGGCCACGGTCACGGACGGCTCCTGGTGCGTATACAGTCACAACCAACTGTATGGGAAATGGCGTATGGGCTCCCCAAACAGAGAACCCGCTACCAACCGCCAGCTGCGATTTGCGATTTTCAGCGGCAAGAAGGCTGCACGGCTTTACAGCGCCTCGGACATACAGCTGGTGAGGCCGGATGCCCTGGACCAGGTGGGTTATCTGAGCCGGTTGGGGCCGGACCCCTTGAATCAGTCGGTTGGTATTAACGACCTGATGGCGGTTTTTGACGACAAGCGCTTTGCCGGACGGGCACTGGGTGGCCTTTTACTGGACCAGGGGTTTGTCGCCGGTATAGGGAACTATTTGCGCTCGGAGATTCTGTTCGAAGCTCGTTTGGCGCCTGCCACCCGGCCGAAAGATCTGGACGGGACTGACCGGGAACGCCTCGCCCAGGCCATTCTGGAGATGCTCAGCCGGGCCTATCGGCTAAAAGGCATCACCAACGATCCGGATCGGGCTGAACGGCTGAAACAGGCAGGCTGGAGCTTTGGCCAGCGCCGTCACATGGTGTTCAATCGCGATGGCCAGGCCTGTCACGAATGTGATTCCCCCATTACCCGAATTCAGCAGGCCAGTCGCCGGTTGTATTTGTGTGAAACCTGCCAGAATACCCGCACCTGA
- a CDS encoding TAXI family TRAP transporter solute-binding subunit yields MRKLLIAASACLMMGAASAQAQTNLSIATGGTGGTYYPLGGGLAELISSEIEGYKAVAEVTGASVENMGLIHRQDSDLAIALADTVHQAYHGGERFNGNKLDVLALASLYPNAVQIVTLADSGVTSLADLKGKRVSVGAPGSGTEVNAKALLESNGMSFEDFDVRSLNFNESADALRDGDIDAGFWSVGPPTSSIVSLANTRDIALVSLSKQEVANAREAVPVFAPYTLRAGIYEGLEAPTSSIGIPNVLTVNSAMSEDLAYKITKLLFEKVEALRAIHPAANDTTVEFSLESTPIPLHPGAVRYYEEIGASIPDNLRP; encoded by the coding sequence ATGCGAAAGTTGCTTATTGCAGCCAGTGCCTGCCTGATGATGGGCGCTGCTTCAGCCCAGGCCCAGACCAACCTGTCGATTGCTACCGGTGGAACCGGGGGCACCTATTACCCGCTCGGGGGCGGCCTTGCCGAGCTGATCAGTTCTGAGATTGAAGGCTACAAGGCGGTTGCGGAAGTGACCGGTGCGTCCGTTGAGAACATGGGCCTCATTCATCGCCAGGACTCCGATCTGGCGATTGCCCTGGCAGATACGGTTCACCAGGCCTATCACGGTGGCGAGCGGTTTAACGGCAATAAGCTTGATGTGCTGGCACTTGCCTCGCTTTATCCCAACGCGGTTCAGATCGTCACACTGGCGGACTCCGGTGTTACCTCCCTGGCAGACCTGAAAGGCAAGCGGGTTTCCGTCGGGGCGCCCGGCAGTGGAACCGAGGTAAACGCCAAAGCGTTGCTGGAATCCAACGGCATGAGCTTCGAGGATTTTGACGTTCGCAGTCTCAACTTCAATGAATCCGCCGATGCTCTGCGCGATGGCGACATTGATGCCGGTTTCTGGAGCGTGGGCCCGCCCACAAGTTCCATCGTTAGCCTGGCCAACACCCGCGATATCGCCCTGGTCTCGCTGTCGAAGCAGGAAGTGGCCAACGCCCGGGAAGCAGTGCCGGTTTTTGCTCCCTACACACTTCGGGCCGGAATCTATGAGGGCCTGGAAGCACCCACCAGCAGCATTGGTATTCCTAACGTGCTCACGGTAAATTCGGCCATGTCTGAGGATCTTGCCTACAAGATCACCAAGCTTCTGTTCGAAAAGGTGGAAGCCCTTCGGGCCATTCATCCGGCGGCCAATGACACCACGGTGGAGTTCAGCCTCGAGTCTACCCCTATTCCTTTGCACCCGGGCGCCGTCCGTTATTACGAGGAAATTGGGGCGTCTATCCCTGACAATCTGCGCCCCTGA
- a CDS encoding DUF1850 domain-containing protein: MGSAIRVCCLAGLLSWVFLPVAVTASDDTAWELAVTGRDQAPLARISLQGSGQWCLIWNHSVQGFPVIDCFTVSNEQLMLQSTQTPDFAAGLGHISGRGTLESDSQHGYRIVDMDVPIPDNTLRLRVGSESVNHRISTGSRTVSLSHLAANESVEIRLTPAGDKGMKLQ, from the coding sequence ATGGGTTCAGCAATCAGAGTCTGTTGTCTGGCGGGTCTGCTTTCATGGGTGTTCCTGCCCGTGGCAGTCACCGCCAGCGATGACACCGCCTGGGAATTGGCCGTTACCGGCCGCGACCAGGCGCCATTGGCCCGCATCAGCCTTCAGGGGTCGGGCCAGTGGTGCCTGATCTGGAACCACTCGGTTCAGGGCTTTCCGGTGATTGACTGCTTCACTGTCAGCAATGAGCAACTCATGCTGCAGAGCACCCAGACGCCGGATTTTGCGGCAGGTCTGGGGCACATATCCGGACGCGGGACGCTGGAATCGGATAGTCAGCACGGGTATCGCATCGTCGATATGGATGTGCCCATACCGGACAACACGCTTCGCTTACGGGTGGGTTCCGAATCTGTGAACCATCGCATCAGCACGGGTTCCCGCACGGTCAGCCTCAGCCATCTGGCGGCCAATGAGTCTGTGGAGATCCGTCTGACTCCTGCCGGCGATAAAGGAATGAAGCTTCAATGA
- a CDS encoding TRAP transporter permease, translating to MSQQSAIPFKTHGEWQPTLMGGPRPLVWLIALMGIGLSLFQLYSAGIQPLGLFYQRGIHLMLVMMLCFLIFGPRPGKARGKVMAVVDAGFFIASAASGLYLVWFLDDIMARAGFWNQTDIVMAWVCTVTLLEASRRAVGAGLTIIGIVAILYAVIGSRGPLSELGEWMPGILGHRGYSFDRVGAQLFLGQEGIYGLPLGVAATFVFIFVLFGAMLEVTGAGRFFIDLAFAATGRQRGGPAKAAVLASASMGSISGSSIANVVTTGAFTIPLMKKLGYRPAQAGGIEAAASTGGQIMPPLMGAGAFLIAEYTRVPYLEIVKVSVFPALLYFATVYLLVHIIAIKQGMKGLPSSELPKVRDVMATGWFFLLPIIMLVYLLVTGVSPMRVGFYAVMGIIVIAGVNGLFVAYRQGKADNQLAASLKNAIRAGCIKLMQGLDLGARNAVSVSIACAIAGIVVAVVGLTGLGLKFSSMMIAFADGNILLAILLVIIASLILGLGLPVTASYIVLIVLVGPALTNEFGIPLLIAHLMVFWYSQDSNVTPPVALAAYAAAAIAGSKTMETSVQAWKFAKGLYLIPLFMVFNPSIILGGPLPLVLWNGFMAILALAAFAAALEGFLFTYMKAWMRIVLTGAVICVFYPDLLVEVAGAGTILVLLAINLYQHLSNERATAVASNR from the coding sequence ATGAGTCAACAATCTGCAATCCCGTTCAAGACCCACGGTGAATGGCAGCCGACACTGATGGGCGGCCCCCGCCCGCTGGTGTGGTTAATCGCCCTGATGGGCATCGGGCTGTCGCTTTTTCAGCTCTACAGCGCGGGCATTCAACCGCTGGGGCTGTTCTATCAGCGCGGCATTCATCTCATGCTGGTGATGATGCTGTGCTTTCTGATCTTCGGGCCCAGGCCCGGCAAAGCCCGGGGCAAGGTGATGGCGGTGGTGGATGCCGGCTTCTTCATCGCCTCGGCCGCCTCCGGCCTTTATCTGGTCTGGTTTCTAGATGACATCATGGCTCGTGCAGGGTTCTGGAACCAGACCGACATCGTCATGGCCTGGGTGTGCACCGTCACATTGCTGGAAGCCAGCCGGCGGGCTGTGGGTGCCGGTCTGACCATTATTGGCATCGTGGCCATACTCTATGCGGTGATTGGGTCCCGCGGTCCGCTTTCCGAGCTTGGTGAATGGATGCCCGGTATTCTGGGACACCGGGGCTATTCCTTTGATCGGGTCGGCGCTCAGCTATTTTTGGGCCAGGAAGGTATCTACGGCTTGCCGCTGGGTGTTGCCGCAACCTTCGTATTCATCTTTGTACTGTTTGGCGCCATGCTTGAAGTCACCGGTGCCGGTCGTTTTTTCATTGATCTGGCGTTTGCCGCCACCGGCAGGCAGCGGGGTGGGCCGGCAAAGGCAGCAGTCCTTGCGTCCGCCAGCATGGGGTCGATCTCCGGCAGCTCCATCGCGAACGTGGTCACTACCGGCGCTTTTACCATCCCGCTGATGAAGAAACTGGGCTATCGCCCGGCGCAGGCCGGCGGCATAGAAGCCGCGGCAAGTACCGGCGGGCAGATCATGCCGCCGTTGATGGGCGCCGGCGCGTTCCTGATTGCCGAATACACCCGGGTGCCCTATCTGGAAATCGTGAAGGTCAGCGTTTTCCCCGCGCTGCTCTACTTCGCCACGGTTTACCTGCTGGTTCATATCATCGCCATCAAGCAGGGCATGAAGGGCCTGCCGTCCAGCGAGCTGCCGAAGGTCAGGGATGTGATGGCCACCGGCTGGTTCTTCCTGCTGCCGATCATCATGCTGGTCTACCTGCTGGTTACCGGCGTGTCGCCGATGCGAGTCGGGTTCTATGCGGTGATGGGTATTATTGTTATTGCCGGCGTTAACGGTCTGTTCGTCGCCTATCGCCAGGGCAAGGCGGACAATCAGCTGGCGGCGTCGCTGAAGAACGCGATCCGTGCCGGTTGCATAAAGCTCATGCAGGGGCTGGACCTGGGCGCCCGTAACGCGGTGTCGGTGAGTATTGCCTGTGCCATCGCCGGCATCGTTGTGGCGGTGGTAGGCCTGACCGGACTGGGCCTCAAGTTTTCCTCGATGATGATCGCCTTTGCCGACGGCAACATTCTGCTGGCGATTCTGCTGGTGATCATTGCCAGCCTGATCCTCGGGCTGGGGCTGCCGGTGACGGCCAGTTACATCGTGCTGATCGTGCTGGTTGGCCCGGCACTGACCAATGAATTCGGTATTCCGCTCCTGATCGCCCACCTGATGGTGTTCTGGTACTCCCAGGATTCCAACGTTACGCCGCCCGTGGCGCTTGCGGCTTATGCAGCGGCGGCCATTGCCGGGAGCAAGACCATGGAGACCAGCGTCCAGGCCTGGAAGTTTGCCAAAGGGCTGTATCTGATTCCGCTGTTCATGGTGTTCAACCCGTCCATTATCCTGGGTGGACCACTGCCCCTGGTGCTGTGGAACGGGTTTATGGCGATTCTGGCCCTTGCCGCCTTTGCCGCGGCGCTGGAGGGCTTTCTGTTTACCTATATGAAGGCCTGGATGCGGATCGTCCTGACTGGTGCTGTCATCTGTGTCTTTTACCCCGATCTTCTGGTCGAAGTTGCTGGTGCCGGCACCATACTGGTGCTATTGGCAATCAACCTTTATCAGCATTTGAGCAACGAAAGAGCAACTGCGGTTGCTTCCAACCGCTGA